The Leishmania donovani BPK282A1 complete genome, chromosome 8 genome has a segment encoding these proteins:
- a CDS encoding amastin-like protein codes for MACKLGVIIYVVLQFIAFFSVLIGTGVDMFYIKPEHSFGARVCITLWGGKTDCRKANVTISSDVRWKFCPIRRNNFRIGQAFAIISIFVYGAAFLFGFLLLYCCAGFRWLCLALNIVGAVTACVVWAVMVVTYRLPEPKCLELSDGYDFGTGFGLFVLAWILDIIDIIFLMLPWQIGEFGEGDEPNGQEEEEEVGSKKATEE; via the coding sequence ATGGCGTGCAAGCTCGGCGTCATTATCTACGTCGTCCTCCAGTTCATCGCGTTCTTCTCCGTGCTGATCGGTACGGGGGTCGACATGTTTTACATCAAGCCGGAGCACAGCTTTGGCGCCAGGGTGTGCATAACCCTGTGGGGTGGAAAGACTGACTGTCGAAAAGCCAACGTAACCATCTCCTCGGACGTACGGTGGAAGTTCTGCCCCATCCGCCGCAACAACTTCCGCATTGGTCAGGCGTTCGCCATCATCTCCATCTTCGTGTACGGCGCGGCGTTCCTCTTCGGCTTCCTTTTGCTGtactgctgcgctggctTCCGCTGGCTCTGCCTGGCGCTGAACATCGTGGGCGCTGTCACCGCTTGCGTTGTCTGGGCGGTCATGGTGGTCACCTACAGACTCCCAGAGCCCAAGTGCCTGGAGCTGAGTGACGGCTACGATTTCGGCACCGGCTTCGGTCTCTTCGTACTTGCCTGGATCCTGGATATCATCGACATTATCTTCCTGATGCTCCCGTGGCAAATCGGAGAGTTCGGTGAGGGTGACGAACCGAAtgggcaggaggaggaggaggaggtggggtcTAAAAAAGCAACGGAGGAGTAG